A stretch of the Sphingosinithalassobacter tenebrarum genome encodes the following:
- a CDS encoding energy transducer TonB family protein has translation MSRSFSQWLWSALAVSVLVHGGLLAWIAGAPQSGIELAGGGGGGAAIGIAMAGAPDDAPGEAQAVNAVPEAPAKAEQPPQSPPDPAQPPRLAATHGEPAVRRAHAPLAREAAVDPASAAASAAPAIATEALPSAPHVSRDREAEPPPQHSRERPAAHRAASAGGRSGAPDASGGSGPADHPPGPGNAARDNYSGRVFRHLMRFRRPNVIGPGSAHVRFTVRDDGRVTNISVSRSSGSSRFDREAVRLVRRAAPFPAPPPGAGRDFNFKITGQ, from the coding sequence ATGAGCCGGTCGTTCTCCCAATGGTTATGGTCGGCGCTGGCGGTTTCGGTCCTGGTGCATGGCGGGTTGCTCGCCTGGATCGCGGGCGCGCCGCAGTCCGGTATCGAACTGGCCGGCGGCGGCGGTGGCGGCGCAGCGATCGGAATCGCGATGGCCGGCGCGCCGGACGATGCGCCCGGCGAGGCGCAGGCGGTGAATGCCGTGCCCGAAGCACCAGCCAAAGCCGAACAGCCCCCGCAGTCACCGCCCGATCCGGCACAGCCACCGCGCTTGGCCGCAACGCATGGCGAACCGGCCGTGCGACGAGCGCATGCTCCGTTGGCGCGGGAGGCGGCTGTCGATCCGGCGAGTGCGGCGGCATCCGCCGCGCCCGCCATCGCAACCGAGGCGCTGCCGAGCGCGCCGCATGTGTCGCGCGACCGGGAGGCCGAGCCTCCGCCCCAGCACTCACGCGAACGGCCGGCGGCGCATCGCGCCGCGTCAGCCGGGGGGCGGTCCGGGGCGCCGGATGCAAGCGGCGGAAGCGGCCCGGCGGATCATCCGCCCGGCCCGGGCAATGCCGCGCGCGACAATTATTCGGGACGGGTCTTTCGCCATCTGATGCGGTTCCGCCGACCCAATGTGATCGGCCCGGGATCGGCGCATGTGCGTTTCACCGTGCGCGACGACGGGCGCGTCACCAACATATCGGTTTCGCGCAGTTCGGGCTCGTCGCGTTTCGATCGCGAAGCGGTGCGGCTGGTGCGCCGCGCCGCGCCCTTTCCCGCGCCGCCGCCCGGCGCGGGGCGCGACTTCAACTTCAAGATCACCGGACAATGA
- a CDS encoding helix-turn-helix transcriptional regulator encodes MPVDPLAEIVTLLQPKASFSKLVEYADAWRIHPEIDARPFYCAVLEGQCRMSAEDRPPMILRAGDFLLAPATRAMTLESIAPPPRGVAMMPVEIGEGRFRVGPPEGAPNLRMQVGLCSFASPDAALLVSLLPTMVIAHGEPRLATLTQLVSDETRRDRPARELVLERLLEVLLIEALRTGAGTASAPGLGRGLADNRLAGALRAIHARPEHRWTVAGLAAEAAMSRSAFFARFKRVVGLAPMEYLLAWRMALAKRLLRTGELAIALVAARIGYGSASTFSTAFARHVGMPPARFARIAHDGRPAAPGTDRGAPA; translated from the coding sequence ATGCCGGTGGATCCGCTCGCCGAGATCGTGACGTTGCTCCAACCGAAAGCCAGCTTCTCGAAGCTGGTTGAATATGCGGACGCGTGGCGAATCCATCCCGAAATCGACGCCCGGCCCTTCTATTGCGCCGTCCTCGAGGGACAGTGTCGAATGAGCGCGGAGGACCGCCCGCCGATGATCCTGCGGGCGGGGGACTTCCTGCTTGCGCCCGCCACCCGGGCGATGACGCTCGAGAGCATCGCGCCGCCGCCCCGGGGTGTCGCGATGATGCCGGTCGAAATCGGCGAAGGGCGCTTCCGCGTCGGCCCGCCGGAAGGCGCGCCGAACCTGCGTATGCAGGTGGGCCTGTGCAGCTTCGCATCGCCCGACGCGGCGCTGCTGGTATCGCTGCTGCCGACAATGGTGATCGCGCACGGCGAGCCACGGCTCGCTACGCTGACACAGCTCGTCAGCGACGAGACACGCAGGGACCGGCCCGCACGCGAACTCGTGCTCGAGCGCCTGCTCGAGGTTCTGCTGATCGAGGCGCTGCGGACCGGCGCCGGGACGGCGTCGGCGCCGGGCCTGGGCCGGGGTCTCGCCGACAATCGCCTGGCGGGTGCGCTGCGCGCAATCCACGCGCGGCCCGAGCATCGCTGGACCGTCGCCGGACTCGCGGCGGAAGCGGCAATGTCGCGCTCCGCCTTTTTCGCGCGGTTCAAGCGCGTGGTGGGACTGGCGCCTATGGAGTATCTGCTTGCCTGGCGCATGGCGCTCGCCAAGCGATTGCTGCGCACCGGCGAGCTTGCGATAGCGCTGGTCGCGGCCCGGATCGGCTATGGCTCGGCGAGCACTTTCAGTACCGCCTTCGCTCGCCATGTGGGAATGCCGCCCGCGCGCTTCGCCCGCATCGCGCATGACGGCCGGCCGGCCGCTCCAGGAACGGATCGCGGCGCACCGGCATGA
- a CDS encoding TonB-dependent receptor plug domain-containing protein produces the protein MKRETKFAALLGASLPAVAMLTLPNTAYAQNAEPDAGETREATGQQGEFLGTIDIGESTRAVQTNTATPATAIDREEIEDREASTIAELVDSVPGVTLVNGSTPIGSGINIRGFGANGTYGTDQKVAVQIDGASVGSEELYRIGTQLFTDPLLYKSVEVIRGTVGSFEYGSGIIGGIVRLETSDASDLTGGRPGFALNQVAGYNSNGDGWNSSTTVAAMPNEHVEFLANYSWREQNNLQDGNGDEIPNSEFGLPSWLIKGGVHFGADNAHTIEASFSQTETSERDKPYDSFGTSGGSFGNVDRDTKSQVATLGYTFDPIADDAVNLSLLYSYANQEIVQEYVPGSSPYAPPGGFDVVNADQQYETHKVTLKNIAYFDTGSLRHNLRIGLEYVHKDRLDANSAPGGTDKRMAAFLVDEIALFPGFTLTPAMRWESQTVKGTLDSGADASYENEALMGGVSARYELPVGFAVFGSWAYTENLPILDDLENDVYMSQSEQAETWEAGASFDHIGLLGRSDRAAFKVNYYDTDLTDVTSYSGVSAVRLEGFEIEGSYAAGNGLYLDFNINLPKGEQTDTGGAVSDWDNTPPDSYAVSVGKRFGDLLNLRWESYFAADADRNGTVTEGFDSHNLRLIVTPSGGLLDGLALRLSVENLFDSYYTPLLSTRPAPGRNFKFSISKLF, from the coding sequence ATGAAGAGAGAGACCAAATTCGCCGCTCTGCTGGGCGCCTCGCTGCCGGCGGTGGCGATGCTGACGCTGCCGAACACCGCATATGCGCAGAACGCCGAACCGGACGCGGGCGAAACGCGCGAGGCCACCGGGCAACAGGGCGAATTCCTTGGCACGATCGACATCGGCGAAAGCACGCGCGCGGTGCAGACCAACACCGCCACGCCCGCCACCGCCATCGACCGCGAGGAAATCGAGGATCGCGAGGCGAGCACCATCGCCGAACTGGTCGATTCGGTGCCCGGCGTGACTCTGGTCAACGGTTCGACTCCGATCGGATCGGGCATCAACATCCGCGGTTTCGGCGCCAACGGCACCTATGGCACCGACCAGAAAGTGGCGGTGCAGATCGACGGCGCCTCGGTCGGCTCCGAGGAGCTCTATCGCATCGGCACCCAGCTCTTCACCGATCCGTTGCTCTACAAGAGCGTCGAAGTGATCCGCGGCACCGTCGGCAGCTTCGAATATGGCTCGGGCATCATCGGCGGCATTGTCCGGCTCGAAACCAGCGACGCGTCGGATCTGACCGGCGGCAGGCCCGGCTTCGCGCTCAACCAGGTCGCGGGTTACAACAGCAACGGCGACGGCTGGAACAGCTCGACCACGGTCGCGGCGATGCCGAACGAGCATGTCGAATTCCTCGCCAACTACAGCTGGCGCGAGCAGAATAATCTGCAGGACGGAAACGGTGACGAAATCCCGAACAGCGAGTTCGGCCTGCCCTCCTGGCTGATCAAGGGCGGCGTGCATTTCGGCGCGGACAATGCGCACACCATCGAAGCGAGCTTCAGCCAGACCGAGACCAGCGAGCGCGACAAGCCCTATGACAGTTTCGGCACGAGTGGCGGCAGTTTCGGCAATGTCGATCGCGATACCAAGAGCCAGGTCGCCACGCTCGGCTACACCTTCGATCCGATCGCCGACGATGCGGTGAATCTGAGCCTGCTCTACAGCTATGCCAATCAGGAGATCGTGCAGGAATATGTTCCGGGCAGCTCGCCCTACGCGCCGCCGGGTGGTTTCGATGTGGTCAATGCCGACCAGCAATATGAAACGCACAAGGTAACGCTCAAGAACATCGCCTATTTCGATACCGGCAGCCTGCGCCACAATCTGCGGATCGGCCTCGAATATGTGCACAAGGACCGGCTCGACGCGAACAGCGCGCCGGGCGGCACCGATAAGCGCATGGCCGCGTTCCTTGTCGACGAGATCGCACTGTTTCCGGGATTCACGCTGACCCCGGCGATGCGCTGGGAAAGCCAGACGGTGAAGGGCACGCTCGATAGCGGCGCCGATGCCAGCTACGAGAATGAGGCGTTGATGGGCGGCGTTTCGGCGCGCTACGAATTGCCGGTCGGCTTCGCGGTGTTTGGCAGCTGGGCCTATACCGAAAACCTGCCGATTCTCGATGACCTCGAAAACGACGTCTATATGTCGCAGTCCGAACAGGCCGAGACCTGGGAGGCAGGCGCCTCGTTCGATCATATCGGCCTGCTCGGCCGGTCCGATCGCGCGGCGTTCAAGGTCAATTACTATGACACCGACCTGACTGACGTGACGTCCTATTCGGGCGTCAGCGCGGTGCGGCTCGAAGGGTTTGAGATCGAAGGCTCCTATGCCGCCGGCAACGGCCTCTATCTCGATTTCAACATCAACCTGCCCAAGGGCGAGCAGACCGATACCGGCGGTGCGGTATCCGACTGGGACAACACCCCGCCGGACAGCTATGCGGTTTCCGTCGGCAAGCGGTTCGGCGATCTGCTCAACCTGCGCTGGGAAAGCTATTTCGCCGCCGATGCCGATCGCAACGGCACCGTGACCGAAGGCTTCGACAGCCATAATTTGCGGCTGATCGTGACGCCGAGCGGCGGCCTGCTCGACGGGCTGGCGCTGCGGCTTAGCGTCGAGAACCTCTTCGACAGCTATTACACGCCGCTGCTTTCGACGCGTCCGGCGCCCGGCCGCAACTTCAAATTCTCGATTTCGAAACTGTTCTGA
- a CDS encoding ExbD/TolR family protein, producing MIRARRTRTRADPTVSLINIVFLILIFFMVAGTLAKLPQREIALVESRGLECCAPPDALGVSRDGALHFNGRRYATVAAYLAVIEPGEGPLRILPDRRLPARELLTILARLRAAGAEKIVLLTQDVSA from the coding sequence ATGATCCGTGCGCGTCGCACCCGAACCAGGGCGGACCCGACCGTCAGCCTGATCAACATCGTGTTCCTGATCCTGATCTTCTTCATGGTCGCGGGCACGCTCGCCAAACTGCCGCAGCGCGAAATCGCACTTGTCGAAAGCCGTGGGCTGGAATGTTGCGCGCCGCCCGACGCGCTGGGCGTTTCGCGTGACGGGGCGCTGCATTTCAACGGCCGGCGCTATGCCACGGTCGCGGCCTATCTCGCGGTGATCGAGCCCGGCGAAGGGCCGCTGCGCATCCTGCCCGACCGGCGGCTGCCTGCGCGCGAGCTGCTGACCATCCTCGCGCGGCTTCGCGCGGCGGGCGCGGAGAAGATCGTGCTGCTGACGCAGGACGTGTCGGCATGA
- a CDS encoding phospholipase D-like domain-containing protein yields MNARASHVVDGNRLTLIPDGPDRMQALLDLIAGARRTLRLLYYIYVADEAGETVRDALIAAARRGVEVWLIVDGLGSEAAANRQFFDPLRAAGVEVRRFVPRLGRRYLLRNHQKLALADEARVIIGGFNIQDSYFGTIEDEAWRDLGLLVEGPAAERLVGYFDALAIWAKQERAPLSMLTSALKQWSEPRGKARWLLGGPTRRLSPWARVVKNDMEDSRRIDLIAAYFAPSPAMLRRLDKAGVRGRVRVVLPSKMDHGAAIWAARFTYAGMLRKQVEVYEYQPTKLHTKLFVIDDVVHIGSANFDIRSMFLNLELMLRIEDADFAAHVRDYIDGEVAHSEAITQTLYKRRTTPWVRFKQMCAYFVMAVLDYNVTRSLNFGREPRER; encoded by the coding sequence ATGAACGCGCGCGCCAGCCATGTCGTCGACGGCAATCGCCTGACGCTGATACCTGACGGGCCGGATCGGATGCAGGCATTGCTGGACCTGATCGCCGGTGCGCGCAGGACATTGCGGCTGCTCTATTATATCTATGTCGCCGACGAAGCCGGCGAAACGGTGCGCGATGCGCTGATCGCGGCGGCAAGGCGCGGCGTGGAAGTGTGGCTGATCGTCGATGGCCTGGGCAGCGAGGCAGCGGCAAACCGTCAGTTCTTCGATCCGTTGCGCGCGGCGGGCGTAGAGGTCCGCCGCTTCGTCCCGCGGCTGGGGCGGCGCTATCTGTTGCGCAATCACCAGAAGCTGGCGCTTGCCGACGAGGCGCGCGTGATCATCGGCGGGTTCAACATTCAGGACAGCTATTTCGGCACGATCGAGGACGAGGCCTGGCGCGATCTGGGGCTGCTGGTCGAAGGGCCGGCGGCGGAGCGGCTGGTCGGCTATTTCGACGCGCTGGCGATCTGGGCGAAGCAGGAGCGCGCGCCGCTTTCGATGCTGACATCGGCGCTAAAGCAATGGAGCGAACCGCGAGGAAAGGCGCGCTGGCTGCTCGGCGGGCCGACGCGGAGGCTGTCCCCCTGGGCGCGGGTGGTCAAGAACGACATGGAGGATTCGCGGCGGATCGACCTGATCGCCGCCTATTTCGCGCCCAGTCCGGCGATGCTGCGGCGGCTCGACAAGGCGGGCGTGCGCGGGCGCGTGCGCGTCGTGCTGCCATCGAAGATGGATCATGGCGCGGCGATCTGGGCGGCGCGCTTCACCTATGCCGGGATGCTGCGCAAGCAGGTCGAGGTATATGAGTATCAGCCGACCAAGCTGCACACCAAATTGTTCGTGATCGACGATGTCGTACATATCGGATCGGCCAATTTCGATATTCGCAGCATGTTTCTCAATCTGGAGCTGATGCTGCGGATCGAGGACGCCGATTTCGCGGCGCATGTCCGCGACTATATCGACGGCGAAGTCGCGCATAGCGAAGCGATCACGCAGACGCTGTACAAGCGGCGCACGACGCCGTGGGTGCGGTTCAAGCAGATGTGCGCCTATTTCGTGATGGCCGTGCTCGATTATAACGTGACGCGCAGCCTCAATTTCGGTCGCGAACCGCGTGAGCGATAG
- a CDS encoding biopolymer transporter ExbD, with protein MALRRARTRRRISITSLIDVIFLLLLFFMLASSFTHISELEVSAPVPRGASSAAPSADARVLLVGQTRLSLDGRHIADAALPHALRAGLPEHDTVTLRVSDDADTQRLTDILALLQPIDGLAVSMTGAAP; from the coding sequence ATGGCACTGCGGCGAGCCCGGACGCGGCGCAGGATCTCGATCACGTCGCTGATCGACGTGATCTTCCTGCTGCTCTTGTTCTTCATGCTCGCCTCCAGCTTCACCCATATCTCCGAGCTTGAAGTATCGGCGCCGGTGCCGCGCGGCGCTTCTTCGGCCGCACCGTCAGCCGATGCGCGGGTGCTGCTTGTCGGGCAGACGCGGCTCAGCCTCGATGGGCGCCATATCGCCGACGCCGCGTTGCCGCATGCACTACGGGCGGGGCTGCCCGAGCACGACACGGTGACGTTGCGTGTGTCGGACGATGCGGACACGCAACGGCTGACAGACATTCTCGCGCTGCTCCAGCCGATCGACGGCCTTGCCGTCAGCATGACGGGAGCGGCGCCATGA
- a CDS encoding MotA/TolQ/ExbB proton channel family protein, which yields MHASDSLGAIGAFLALGGPVLAIILLLSVLALTVFLVKLFQFRQLRVGRHTQLRNAIRQWDAGQRDEARQTLARSGNYLARVAAMAIAVDGREGARARLESEAEQRLRMLERGLRFLDFVAQLAPLLGLFGTVLGMIEAFQAMQGAGAQVDPSVLAGGIWVALLTTAAGLALAMPVSAAVAWLESRIDGERALADLAISTVATPLPEAAGDGAA from the coding sequence ATGCATGCAAGCGACAGCCTCGGTGCGATCGGCGCGTTTCTCGCGCTCGGCGGTCCGGTGCTCGCGATCATCCTGCTGCTGTCGGTGCTGGCGCTCACCGTGTTTCTGGTCAAGCTGTTCCAGTTCCGGCAGCTGCGCGTGGGGCGCCACACCCAGCTGCGCAACGCCATCCGGCAATGGGATGCCGGGCAGCGCGACGAAGCGCGGCAGACGCTGGCGCGATCGGGCAACTATCTCGCGCGCGTCGCGGCGATGGCGATCGCGGTCGACGGCAGGGAGGGCGCGCGAGCGCGGCTTGAAAGCGAAGCCGAGCAGCGCTTGCGCATGCTCGAGCGCGGTCTGCGCTTCCTCGATTTCGTCGCGCAGCTCGCGCCGTTGCTCGGGCTGTTCGGCACCGTGCTCGGCATGATCGAGGCGTTTCAGGCGATGCAGGGCGCGGGCGCGCAAGTCGATCCCTCGGTCCTCGCAGGCGGCATCTGGGTCGCGCTGCTCACCACCGCCGCGGGGCTCGCGCTCGCCATGCCGGTTTCGGCAGCGGTCGCATGGCTGGAAAGCCGTATCGACGGCGAGCGCGCGCTGGCGGATCTTGCGATCTCGACGGTGGCGACGCCGCTGCCGGAAGCCGCAGGGGATGGAGCGGCCTGA
- a CDS encoding EF-hand domain-containing protein, which produces MKTQWIYGLAVAAAVMLPATAMAQDGPAAGHGKASFMSQYDADGDGAVTQAEFLAGREAKYNGFDLDGDGAVSEAEYVEEYIGRLDRELAERRARQIRQTYVRYGVLDSDKDRNMTLDEFNASGSRMFERLDSNGDGVIDSGDTAAAY; this is translated from the coding sequence ATGAAGACGCAATGGATCTATGGTCTGGCGGTGGCCGCCGCCGTCATGCTCCCCGCCACGGCGATGGCGCAGGACGGCCCCGCCGCGGGGCACGGCAAGGCATCGTTCATGAGCCAGTATGACGCCGATGGCGACGGTGCGGTCACGCAGGCCGAATTTCTCGCCGGCCGCGAGGCGAAGTATAACGGCTTCGATCTCGACGGCGACGGCGCGGTTTCCGAAGCGGAATATGTCGAGGAATATATCGGACGCCTCGATCGCGAGCTCGCCGAACGCCGCGCGCGGCAGATTCGCCAGACCTATGTCCGCTACGGCGTGCTCGACAGCGACAAGGACAGGAACATGACGCTCGACGAATTCAATGCCTCGGGCAGCCGCATGTTCGAGCGGCTCGACAGCAACGGAGACGGCGTGATCGACAGCGGAGACACCGCAGCAGCCTATTGA
- a CDS encoding DUF4198 domain-containing protein produces MTKFSHIVKACAAGIAATALVVGSATAHTSYLLPNIFTANVERYVTLQASFAEDFFRPEIAVDNADFHVIRPDGSRAELENITKLRQMVVLESPIEEEGTYRFTTGVRHGRTGQVALVDGEWVPVRGEAPASAVQVQTSQTETVADVYVTKKAPTRAPVDLAIGRLVIQPVTHPSDIYKGGGFDFKILFDGEPLADQVVNLDRGDAQYDAAPAHRELRTDAQGGVSLSFEKPGVYLLMVRHRAAAPAGSETDQRSYTTSLTFEVQPY; encoded by the coding sequence ATGACCAAATTCAGCCATATCGTGAAAGCCTGCGCCGCGGGGATCGCGGCGACGGCGCTTGTCGTCGGATCGGCGACCGCGCACACCTCCTATCTGCTCCCGAATATCTTCACGGCGAATGTCGAGCGTTATGTGACGCTGCAGGCATCGTTCGCGGAGGATTTCTTCCGGCCCGAAATCGCCGTCGACAATGCCGATTTCCATGTCATCCGGCCCGACGGCAGTCGCGCGGAGCTGGAGAACATCACGAAGCTGCGCCAGATGGTCGTGCTCGAAAGTCCGATCGAGGAAGAAGGCACCTATCGCTTCACCACCGGCGTGCGCCACGGGCGGACGGGACAGGTCGCACTGGTCGACGGCGAGTGGGTGCCGGTTCGCGGTGAGGCTCCCGCCAGCGCCGTGCAGGTCCAGACCAGCCAGACCGAAACCGTCGCCGACGTCTATGTGACCAAGAAGGCGCCGACCCGCGCGCCGGTGGATCTGGCGATCGGGCGGCTGGTTATCCAGCCGGTCACGCATCCCAGCGACATCTACAAGGGCGGCGGTTTCGACTTCAAAATCCTGTTCGACGGCGAGCCGCTTGCGGATCAGGTCGTCAATCTCGATCGCGGCGACGCGCAATATGACGCGGCGCCCGCGCATCGCGAACTGCGCACCGATGCCCAAGGCGGCGTCTCGCTCAGCTTCGAAAAGCCCGGCGTATATCTGCTGATGGTGCGCCACCGCGCCGCTGCGCCCGCCGGATCGGAAACCGATCAGCGCAGCTACACGACGTCGCTGACCTTCGAAGTGCAACCCTATTGA